One Solea senegalensis isolate Sse05_10M unplaced genomic scaffold, IFAPA_SoseM_1 scf7180000014267, whole genome shotgun sequence genomic region harbors:
- the LOC122760978 gene encoding uncharacterized protein LOC122760978 translates to MKPFLSVFHAKAHDFKCEVKWSGAYQEGAGLTLGEEVEQCNAFLSRIAVTTKHMSKAGRTDMLTLLAMRWNQQKLDNLVTSLSHRYHKTIQSLQSKQQNVESMKAQLAVTESHLEDWVSDVKEWAEATTNTSTNDVDALASRIEVLVTSIKRRSQRLYKDTDGNKGRARIRRKIREEKGILTSVVEKYNKIVPSTESLCMETIVSGETAWPWQLPHSGMTHKHRTSTLK, encoded by the exons ATGAAGCCGTTCCTGTCTGTATTTCATGCCAAAGCTCATGATTTCAAATGCGAG GTCAAATGGAGTGGGGCATATCAGGAAGGGGCTGGCCTAACACTAGGCGAGGAGGTTGAGCAGTGCAATGCCTTCCTCTCTAGGATTGCAGTGACCACAAAGCACATGTCAAAAGCTG gaCGCACAGACATGCTGACTCTCTTGGCCATGCGCTGGAATCAGCAAAAGTTGGACAATTTGGTcacctcactgtctcacagatATCACAAG ACCATACAATCTCTACAAAGCAAGCAACAGAATGTTGAGTCCATGAAAGCTCAGTTGGCAGTGACAGAGAGCCATTTGGAAGACTGGGTCAGTGATGTCAAAGAGTGGGCAGAAG caacaacaaacacaagcacaaatgaTGTGGATGCCTTGGCCAGTAGAATCGAGGTGCTGGTGACCAGTATAAAGAGACGCTCACAGCGTCTTTATAAAGATACTGACGGCAACAAAGGTCGTGCCAGGATCCGCCGCAAAATCAGGGAGGAGAAGGGGATCCTGACCTCTGTTGtggagaaatacaacaaaatagtTCCAAGCACAGAAAGTCTTTGCATGGAAACCATTGTGTCTGGCGAGACAGCTTGGCCATGGCAGCTACCACACAGTGGTAT gacacacaaacacagaaccaGTACCCTCAAATGA